Proteins from a single region of Sneathiella aquimaris:
- a CDS encoding UDP-glucose dehydrogenase family protein, which translates to MRIAMIGTGYVGLVSGTCFSEFGHEVICVDKNTDKIDALHNGQIPIFEPGLEALVEKNVKAGRLSFSTDLRNAVAQSEAVFIGVGTPSRRGGGQADLTFVFEAAKEIAEAIDGYTVVVNKSTVPVGTGKQVQAILAEHCAADMFDVVSNPEFLREGAAIEDFMRPDRVVVGTTSEKAQKVMEAIYRPLSLIQTPLLFTSLESSELTKYAGNAFLAAKITFINEMADLCEQVGADVHDVAKGIGLDGRIGRKFLHAGPGFGGSCFPKDTRALYQTSLENDAPLQIVKSVIEINEKRKLQMAEKVISACGGSVDGKKIAVLGLTFKPNTDDMRESPSLDILPALSKAGAHIHAYDPEGRKEAEELLSDVVFYDNSYDTLENADAVVIITEWNEFRALDFTRIKSLMKSPILVDLRNIYEPEEMASLGIQYSCVGRPHATQKA; encoded by the coding sequence ATGCGTATTGCAATGATTGGAACCGGTTATGTCGGGTTGGTTTCCGGAACCTGTTTCTCTGAGTTTGGGCACGAAGTTATTTGTGTCGATAAAAATACAGACAAAATTGATGCCCTTCACAACGGCCAAATTCCGATCTTCGAGCCGGGTCTTGAAGCCTTGGTGGAAAAGAATGTAAAAGCGGGCCGTCTCTCCTTTAGCACAGACCTGAGAAATGCTGTTGCACAGTCAGAGGCTGTTTTTATCGGTGTGGGCACCCCTAGCCGCAGAGGCGGTGGTCAAGCTGATCTGACCTTTGTCTTTGAAGCCGCCAAAGAAATAGCAGAGGCCATTGACGGATACACCGTGGTGGTCAATAAATCGACGGTGCCTGTAGGGACCGGCAAACAAGTCCAGGCTATCCTTGCTGAGCATTGCGCCGCCGATATGTTTGATGTCGTATCAAACCCTGAATTCCTTAGAGAAGGTGCCGCCATTGAAGATTTTATGCGCCCGGACCGGGTTGTTGTCGGCACAACATCAGAGAAAGCGCAGAAAGTAATGGAAGCGATCTATCGCCCATTGTCGCTTATACAAACCCCCCTACTCTTTACATCTCTTGAAAGTTCCGAGCTTACAAAATATGCGGGCAACGCCTTTCTTGCCGCTAAAATCACCTTTATCAATGAAATGGCAGACCTCTGTGAACAGGTTGGAGCCGATGTTCACGATGTCGCAAAAGGCATTGGTCTCGATGGCCGTATTGGTCGGAAATTCCTTCACGCCGGCCCGGGTTTTGGAGGTTCTTGTTTTCCAAAAGACACCAGAGCCTTGTACCAGACCTCCCTGGAAAATGACGCTCCTTTGCAAATTGTCAAATCGGTGATTGAGATAAACGAAAAACGCAAACTGCAAATGGCGGAAAAAGTAATTTCTGCCTGTGGAGGCTCGGTGGATGGTAAAAAAATCGCCGTTCTGGGGCTAACCTTTAAACCGAATACGGATGATATGCGCGAAAGCCCCAGTCTCGACATCTTACCGGCTTTGTCGAAGGCTGGTGCGCACATTCACGCCTATGATCCGGAAGGCCGAAAAGAAGCGGAAGAGCTCCTTTCCGATGTGGTATTTTATGACAATAGCTATGACACACTGGAAAATGCAGATGCCGTAGTTATCATCACCGAATGGAATGAATTCCGGGCCTTGGATTTCACGCGCATCAAGTCGTTGATGAAGTCGCCCATACTTGTTGACCTGAGAAACATCTACGAACCCGAAGAAATGGCCTCCCTTGGCATTCAGTATAGTTGTGTCGGCCGCCCCCATGCCACCCAAAAGGCCTAA
- a CDS encoding AbrB family transcriptional regulator: MTQEILLKTLKSLAFGTIGGGVFFYFDLPLAWMMGSMCLLTVLSVKGVDLAVYPPLRQVMTSVLGVMLGSSFSPDTLNNLMVWGNGLVILMLSVVLSMTAAYFYFRTVGGFDRTTAYFSSAPGGFNVMYEVGEAKGGDGRKIALIHATRVLLLVMTVPLVFRYGVQTHGQTTELPLFGTLEDLPGYGWLLVAAIVGYVAGKKLKFPAYHLMGPLLVAALFEMSGFITAKPPMVLVYLAQLVIGSAIGLRFLGTSVSQIRNIILLSIGSTGIMMIIATTLAFLATSFTGISVAGLVLALSPGGLAEMSLVALALGIDVAFVSIMHVIRIAVIIAVIPVLYPLFKKIAGN, from the coding sequence GGGTCTTTTTCTATTTTGATCTCCCACTGGCCTGGATGATGGGATCCATGTGCCTGCTGACTGTGCTTTCCGTAAAAGGGGTGGATCTTGCCGTTTATCCGCCCTTACGACAAGTCATGACCTCTGTGCTTGGTGTTATGCTGGGCAGCAGTTTTTCTCCCGACACCCTGAATAACTTAATGGTCTGGGGAAACGGCCTTGTGATCCTGATGCTCTCGGTCGTGTTGTCTATGACGGCTGCATATTTCTATTTCAGGACCGTTGGAGGATTTGACCGAACAACGGCCTATTTCTCATCCGCCCCGGGTGGTTTTAATGTCATGTATGAGGTGGGCGAAGCGAAAGGCGGCGATGGCAGAAAGATCGCCTTGATCCATGCTACACGTGTTCTTCTACTGGTCATGACCGTTCCCCTGGTTTTCAGGTATGGCGTTCAGACACACGGACAAACAACAGAGCTCCCTTTATTCGGCACGCTTGAAGACTTACCCGGATATGGATGGTTGTTGGTTGCTGCCATCGTCGGATATGTTGCAGGAAAAAAACTCAAATTCCCGGCCTATCATTTGATGGGACCGCTCCTTGTGGCAGCGCTTTTTGAAATGTCGGGCTTCATTACAGCGAAGCCTCCAATGGTTTTGGTATACCTGGCACAATTGGTTATCGGATCAGCAATCGGCCTCAGGTTTCTAGGCACCAGCGTTTCCCAAATACGAAACATAATTTTGCTCAGCATCGGATCCACTGGCATTATGATGATAATCGCAACCACTCTTGCTTTTCTCGCCACATCTTTTACCGGCATCAGTGTCGCCGGTCTGGTCCTCGCCTTATCACCCGGCGGCCTTGCGGAAATGTCTCTAGTCGCCCTCGCCCTTGGGATTGATGTCGCGTTTGTGTCAATCATGCATGTTATACGGATCGCCGTTATTATTGCGGTAATCCCTGTTCTGTATCCGCTCTTTAAAAAAATCGCTGGAAACTAG
- the pgmG gene encoding phosphoglucomutase/phosphomannomutase PgmG: MQRHTFHPTILREYDIRGIVGQTLSLDDAEAIGRSFGTMMQEKGGSVVSVGYDGRATSPDLEKALVSGLQSTGVDIIRIGMGPSPMLYYSTYELNTQNGIMITGSHNPPDHNGFKMIMEGKPFFGQDIQDLGHCSAEGNWTRKNGTVSDNPLLERYVARLLEDYRFPSDLTVVWDCGNGVTGEALKKVVSKLSGRHILLFEEIDSTFPNHHPDPTVEKNLQDLIRTVKGMNADLGIAFDGDGDRIGVVDSRGNILWGDQLLAILATEILKNQPGAAFIADVKASKSLFDEISRMGGKPVMWKTGHSLIKTKMAELSAPLAGEMSGHIFYNDHFYGFDDAIYVGLRLLNLLGQTDQTLDEMFDALPKMINTPEIRFPCPDEEKFAAVERLQAILKKAGADFSDIDGVRVSTQGGWWLLRASNTQAVLVARCEAATLVDLDAVKQDMKTNLAAAGIEFIPE, translated from the coding sequence ATGCAACGCCATACGTTTCATCCCACTATTCTTAGAGAATACGATATTCGCGGAATTGTCGGTCAAACCCTCTCTTTAGACGATGCGGAGGCCATTGGCCGTAGTTTCGGTACGATGATGCAGGAAAAAGGTGGTTCTGTTGTATCCGTGGGCTATGACGGGCGCGCCACGTCACCCGATCTGGAAAAGGCACTGGTAAGCGGCCTTCAGTCTACTGGTGTTGACATTATTCGTATTGGTATGGGCCCGTCCCCCATGCTGTATTATTCGACCTATGAATTAAATACTCAAAACGGCATTATGATTACCGGATCCCACAATCCACCAGATCATAATGGGTTTAAGATGATTATGGAGGGCAAACCGTTTTTCGGACAGGACATTCAGGATCTGGGACACTGCTCCGCTGAAGGAAACTGGACCCGCAAAAACGGTACGGTAAGCGACAACCCGCTCCTTGAACGATATGTGGCAAGGCTTCTTGAAGATTACAGGTTCCCAAGTGACCTCACGGTTGTCTGGGATTGCGGGAACGGAGTCACGGGAGAGGCACTCAAAAAAGTCGTATCCAAACTAAGTGGCCGACATATTTTACTCTTTGAAGAAATTGACAGCACGTTTCCCAATCATCACCCGGACCCGACGGTCGAAAAGAACCTTCAGGACCTCATCAGAACCGTGAAAGGCATGAACGCGGATTTGGGCATTGCATTTGATGGGGATGGGGACCGTATCGGTGTCGTTGACAGTCGCGGAAATATTCTGTGGGGCGATCAGTTGTTAGCGATTTTGGCAACGGAAATCCTTAAAAATCAGCCGGGCGCGGCCTTCATTGCGGATGTCAAGGCAAGCAAAAGCCTTTTTGACGAAATTTCCCGTATGGGCGGCAAGCCCGTGATGTGGAAAACGGGTCATTCGCTTATTAAAACCAAGATGGCCGAACTGTCTGCCCCGCTCGCAGGCGAAATGAGTGGTCATATCTTTTATAACGATCATTTTTACGGGTTTGACGATGCCATATATGTCGGGCTTCGCCTGTTAAATCTGTTGGGACAGACGGATCAGACGCTTGATGAAATGTTTGATGCACTTCCAAAAATGATCAATACACCGGAAATACGCTTCCCCTGTCCTGATGAAGAAAAATTTGCGGCCGTTGAGAGATTGCAGGCAATCCTCAAAAAGGCCGGGGCTGATTTCTCTGATATTGATGGTGTCCGCGTTTCCACACAGGGGGGGTGGTGGCTTTTACGGGCGTCCAATACCCAGGCCGTTCTCGTTGCCAGATGTGAGGCTGCCACATTGGTAGATCTTGACGCTGTCAAACAGGACATGAAAACCAACCTTGCGGCTGCCGGTATCGAATTCATACCCGAATAA
- the galU gene encoding UTP--glucose-1-phosphate uridylyltransferase GalU: MIKKVRKAVFPVGGLGTRFLPATKAMPKEMLPIVDRPLIQYAVDEAREAGIEEFIFVTGRGKVIIEDHFDRSYELESVLNERGKTDVLEELQNGLPKTGSVAYIRQQEPQGLGHAVWCAKRYIGNEPFAVILADDLILSEKPCLAQMMETREQMDGGNILAAMEVPHAHTSRYGIISPGYDDGKKVEVKALVEKPDPSKAPSNLAVIGRYILEPTVFNILENQARGAGNEIQLTDAMSDMLKSTSFYGLRFDGTRFDCGDKIGFLHANLAFALNRSDLSHEMEDIIRKMAADL, from the coding sequence ATGATCAAAAAAGTACGTAAAGCAGTTTTTCCGGTAGGGGGATTGGGAACACGCTTCCTTCCTGCAACGAAGGCCATGCCTAAAGAAATGTTGCCGATCGTAGATCGACCACTGATCCAATATGCGGTGGATGAAGCCCGTGAAGCTGGCATTGAAGAGTTTATTTTCGTGACCGGTCGCGGGAAAGTCATCATTGAGGATCATTTTGACAGATCCTATGAGTTGGAAAGCGTTTTAAACGAACGCGGTAAAACTGATGTTTTGGAAGAATTGCAAAACGGCCTGCCCAAAACAGGATCAGTGGCCTATATCCGACAGCAGGAACCACAAGGGCTTGGTCATGCTGTCTGGTGCGCAAAACGCTACATTGGCAACGAACCGTTCGCGGTCATTCTGGCGGACGACCTGATCCTGAGTGAAAAGCCCTGCCTCGCACAAATGATGGAAACCCGGGAACAAATGGATGGCGGCAATATTCTGGCCGCGATGGAAGTCCCCCATGCTCATACATCTCGATATGGCATTATTAGCCCCGGATATGATGATGGCAAAAAAGTAGAAGTAAAAGCATTGGTTGAAAAACCGGACCCGTCGAAAGCACCTTCTAATTTAGCGGTTATCGGTCGCTACATTCTGGAACCCACAGTGTTTAATATTCTGGAAAATCAGGCGCGTGGTGCAGGTAATGAAATTCAATTAACGGATGCCATGTCTGATATGCTGAAATCAACCAGTTTTTACGGACTACGATTTGACGGCACCCGCTTTGACTGTGGCGACAAAATCGGCTTCCTGCACGCAAATCTTGCTTTTGCATTGAACCGAAGTGATTTGTCGCACGAAATGGAAGATATTATTCGAAAAATGGCGGCTGACCTATAA
- a CDS encoding VWA domain-containing protein — MAKNLDKANKEAEQNVKAFLDKVANTPAPAKSGNAGRLIFALDATASRQPTWDQASHLQREMFNTAAEVGKLELQIAFFRGFGEFKATRWTQDSRSLTRPLSKVSCLGGQTQIEKVLKHTLKQTTEKPVNALVYVGDSIEEDVDHLCHLAGQIGMKGVPVFIFQEGYDPIAEACFKQICRLTNGAFCRFDAGSAAYLRSLLKAVAIFAAGGKKALRDYSKNAGGEILLLSNQIK; from the coding sequence ATGGCGAAAAATCTGGATAAAGCCAATAAAGAGGCTGAGCAAAATGTGAAAGCCTTTCTTGATAAAGTTGCGAACACACCTGCCCCCGCAAAATCAGGTAACGCCGGGCGGTTAATTTTTGCTTTGGACGCAACAGCCAGCAGGCAACCAACTTGGGATCAGGCAAGCCATCTGCAGCGAGAAATGTTCAACACCGCAGCAGAGGTTGGCAAGCTGGAGCTGCAAATCGCATTTTTCCGTGGCTTTGGAGAGTTTAAAGCAACCCGTTGGACCCAGGATAGCCGTTCGTTGACCCGGCCGCTTTCGAAAGTCAGCTGTCTTGGCGGTCAGACTCAAATCGAAAAAGTCCTGAAGCACACCTTGAAACAAACAACCGAAAAACCCGTAAATGCGTTGGTTTATGTTGGGGATAGCATTGAAGAAGATGTGGACCATCTATGCCATCTTGCAGGTCAAATTGGTATGAAGGGGGTCCCTGTGTTCATTTTTCAGGAAGGTTATGACCCGATTGCCGAAGCCTGCTTTAAACAGATCTGTCGGTTAACAAACGGCGCCTTTTGCCGGTTCGATGCCGGTAGTGCCGCCTATCTCAGGTCGCTGCTTAAAGCTGTAGCGATCTTCGCAGCCGGCGGGAAAAAAGCCCTACGGGACTACAGCAAAAACGCTGGAGGAGAAATCCTTTTATTATCCAACCAGATCAAGTAA
- a CDS encoding MATE family efflux transporter, with product MKTETGLVSYKTVWHLAWPIILSNLSVPLLGAVDTAVIGHLPDPVYLGAVGIGAMIFSFLYWGFGFLKMGTTGFVSQAAGARDFDQIKTILAQALMLGGFIAALILLLQWPVLTLALSIIDPSDGVAEGASQYFYWRIWGAPATLANYALLGFFIGLGRTKTALVIQVLMNFINIILDLVFVVYLDMKVPGVALATAISEWIGMLIGAIYLYRELTVIGGRWIASSIFNLQRIYSLMAVNTDIFIRTIILIFSFSYFTVAAAQLDDETLAAVTVAMNFVYFLAFGLDGFAHAAGILVGKAIGAKEPSDLTKAVRASNVMAVSVAIGYALFYGLFGVSLVNLLTDIPSVRETAYSYLPWLVATPVIAVWSYQFDGIFVGAMKSREMRNGMILSFVAYFVAIEMLQDWLHTDGLWIALLIFFAMRGLTLALVYPRVKKAAQ from the coding sequence ATGAAAACAGAAACCGGATTAGTTTCCTATAAAACCGTCTGGCATCTGGCCTGGCCGATCATTCTCTCAAATCTGTCTGTCCCTTTGTTGGGCGCCGTTGATACAGCCGTTATCGGTCATCTGCCAGACCCCGTTTATTTGGGTGCCGTTGGTATCGGGGCCATGATCTTCAGTTTTCTATATTGGGGGTTTGGCTTTTTGAAGATGGGGACAACAGGTTTTGTCTCGCAGGCGGCGGGGGCGCGTGATTTCGACCAAATCAAAACTATTTTGGCGCAAGCCCTGATGTTGGGGGGCTTTATCGCTGCATTGATTCTGCTCCTTCAATGGCCTGTATTGACGCTGGCTTTGTCGATCATTGACCCGAGTGACGGTGTTGCAGAAGGAGCCAGCCAATATTTTTACTGGCGAATATGGGGCGCGCCAGCCACCCTTGCTAACTATGCGCTTCTGGGGTTCTTCATCGGTCTGGGCCGGACAAAGACGGCACTGGTTATTCAGGTTTTAATGAATTTCATAAACATCATTCTGGATTTGGTGTTTGTTGTTTATCTGGATATGAAGGTCCCGGGCGTGGCCTTAGCTACCGCTATTTCCGAATGGATTGGGATGCTGATTGGGGCGATCTATCTGTATCGGGAATTGACTGTGATCGGTGGGCGCTGGATTGCCAGTAGTATTTTTAATCTTCAACGCATCTATTCGTTGATGGCCGTAAATACAGATATTTTCATTCGGACAATCATCCTGATTTTCAGCTTTTCTTACTTCACTGTCGCAGCGGCACAACTAGACGACGAGACATTGGCGGCCGTGACTGTCGCGATGAACTTCGTCTATTTTCTGGCCTTTGGTCTTGATGGGTTTGCACATGCCGCCGGGATTTTAGTCGGTAAAGCCATCGGTGCAAAAGAGCCCTCTGACCTGACCAAGGCGGTTCGGGCAAGCAATGTAATGGCGGTATCGGTAGCCATTGGATATGCGCTGTTTTATGGATTATTCGGGGTGTCTCTTGTCAATCTTCTGACTGATATCCCTTCGGTTCGGGAAACCGCGTATTCCTATCTACCCTGGCTGGTCGCAACGCCCGTGATCGCGGTCTGGTCCTATCAGTTTGATGGAATATTTGTTGGCGCCATGAAATCTCGAGAGATGCGCAACGGGATGATCCTCTCGTTTGTCGCCTATTTTGTGGCCATTGAAATGTTGCAGGATTGGCTTCATACAGATGGTCTTTGGATTGCCCTTCTTATTTTCTTTGCCATGCGGGGACTGACGCTGGCTCTTGTCTATCCCAGAGTCAAGAAGGCCGCTCAGTAG
- a CDS encoding NAD(P)/FAD-dependent oxidoreductase codes for MQEKPFWWEAAAPIETDNQLPDRSVDVAIVGGGYTGLNAALTLLDAGKSVVVLEAEKPGFGASGRNGGMIGYMLKPGLGGLQSQYGAEKGCAIAVEAVKSIDHVQAVIAQNDIDCDLTMNGRQYPAVLEKHLKSMAKEAELRMKYLSVDEQIQIGDGYKEDVSTDLYVGGIQQAQTGGLHPGKYVKGLANVVLAKGGIIVGDCPVGGLKKESSGFSITTPSGHLKCSEVLIATNGYGGNLTPYLQKRIMPIGSTMIATEVLDKERVKSLFPTSRMITDSRNMLSYYRPSPDGQRVLLGGRPSILPASPAVQARALKKRLAEIFPQLATVDISHVWSGYVAYGFDALPVIGKHEGLYFAMGYCGSGVAMSGYLGHKVALKILGQSEGDTAFDDLPFPTRFYYNGRPWFVPVAMVGYSLRDRFGF; via the coding sequence ATGCAAGAAAAACCATTCTGGTGGGAGGCCGCCGCACCAATTGAAACTGACAACCAACTTCCAGACAGGTCGGTTGATGTTGCAATTGTCGGGGGTGGTTATACAGGTCTGAATGCCGCGCTGACCCTTTTGGACGCGGGAAAATCAGTTGTTGTTTTGGAGGCCGAAAAGCCGGGTTTTGGGGCGAGCGGTCGAAACGGCGGGATGATCGGTTATATGCTGAAGCCCGGGCTGGGCGGATTGCAGTCTCAATATGGCGCGGAGAAGGGCTGTGCGATTGCAGTTGAAGCGGTTAAATCAATTGATCACGTCCAAGCCGTTATTGCACAAAATGATATTGACTGTGATCTGACAATGAACGGACGTCAATATCCGGCTGTGCTGGAAAAACACTTGAAATCAATGGCCAAAGAAGCCGAATTGCGGATGAAATATCTGTCGGTTGACGAACAAATTCAAATCGGCGACGGCTATAAAGAGGATGTCAGTACAGACTTATATGTGGGCGGAATACAACAAGCCCAGACAGGTGGTTTGCATCCGGGAAAATATGTAAAAGGTCTGGCCAACGTGGTTCTCGCCAAGGGGGGAATTATTGTCGGCGATTGTCCTGTTGGCGGCCTTAAGAAAGAAAGCTCTGGTTTCTCCATTACAACACCGTCAGGTCATTTGAAATGCAGTGAAGTTTTAATTGCAACGAACGGGTATGGCGGTAACCTCACGCCTTACTTGCAGAAAAGGATCATGCCAATCGGAAGCACGATGATTGCCACGGAAGTGTTGGATAAAGAGCGTGTAAAGTCCTTGTTCCCGACGTCACGGATGATCACAGATAGCCGGAATATGTTGAGTTATTATCGTCCTTCGCCGGATGGCCAGCGGGTCCTTTTGGGCGGGCGGCCTTCCATACTGCCGGCAAGCCCGGCGGTGCAGGCCCGTGCTTTAAAGAAAAGACTGGCTGAAATATTCCCACAGCTGGCGACAGTTGATATTTCGCATGTCTGGTCTGGATATGTTGCCTATGGCTTTGACGCATTACCCGTAATCGGTAAACACGAGGGGCTGTATTTTGCGATGGGATATTGCGGGTCGGGGGTCGCCATGTCAGGGTATTTAGGACATAAAGTGGCCCTGAAGATCCTTGGCCAGTCAGAAGGGGATACAGCGTTTGACGATTTGCCGTTCCCTACACGGTTTTATTATAATGGCAGGCCCTGGTTCGTTCCTGTTGCGATGGTTGGTTACAGCCTTCGGGATCGATTTGGGTTTTAG
- a CDS encoding DnaJ domain-containing protein: MLGYFIIGVALIVGLIIGANAVAQANPKTIIRSIRIAAAIILGVVATFFVFTGRFAYAPPLAAAAIFLLSNRSFLGARKPSSGNQSDVKTDWIHAVLDHDSGDMDGLVLQGNYKDKNLSDLNARELNDLLEELSDDAQSRSILETYMDRRFADNEKETNFRQDHANSEETTGSYSQDMSEAEALEVLELDKGATKEEIKAAHKRLMKKFHPDHNGSSYMAAKINQAKDILTKG; encoded by the coding sequence ATGCTCGGATATTTTATAATTGGTGTCGCCCTGATTGTTGGCCTGATAATAGGGGCAAATGCTGTCGCACAGGCGAATCCCAAAACCATCATTCGCTCAATCAGGATTGCTGCCGCAATTATTTTGGGTGTCGTCGCAACTTTTTTCGTTTTCACAGGCCGTTTCGCCTACGCCCCTCCTCTTGCAGCTGCTGCCATCTTTTTGCTTAGCAACAGGTCCTTTTTAGGCGCCCGGAAACCATCATCTGGCAATCAATCTGATGTAAAGACCGATTGGATACATGCCGTTCTTGATCATGATAGCGGGGATATGGATGGGCTCGTCCTTCAAGGAAACTATAAAGACAAAAACCTCTCGGATCTGAACGCGCGGGAGCTGAATGACCTGCTCGAAGAATTAAGTGATGATGCTCAAAGCCGGTCTATTTTGGAAACCTATATGGACCGCCGCTTCGCTGATAACGAAAAAGAAACAAATTTTAGGCAAGATCATGCCAATTCTGAAGAAACGACAGGTTCATATTCGCAAGATATGAGCGAAGCCGAAGCATTAGAGGTACTGGAACTGGACAAAGGGGCAACCAAAGAGGAGATTAAGGCGGCTCATAAACGTTTGATGAAAAAATTTCATCCAGACCATAATGGTTCGTCCTATATGGCCGCTAAAATTAATCAGGCTAAAGATATCCTGACAAAGGGGTAA